A part of Carnobacterium gallinarum DSM 4847 genomic DNA contains:
- the xerS gene encoding tyrosine recombinase XerS produces the protein IVDFLIGFYRKLLLKKKKISLVPLSALENLKKEDVELFKSSLLSRQKLNSSDTNEALSYNTVKRTMASLSSLFNYLTTETEKEDGNSYFDRNVMLKVKSVKTNETFSSRAAAIKEKLFLGDESMGYLNFIEYDYPKSISLKQLPYYKKSLERDLAINALILGTGLRVSEAANININDLNLATNTVSVIRKGGKKDSVIIAPFAMVYLDNYLTVRTQRYAPEKNEKALFLTTYKKTAKRIETDTIEKMVAKYSTKFKTRVTPHKMRHTLATKLYQVTKNQMTVSNQLGQSSLSATALYIHIIDDEQRDSMNSIE, from the coding sequence GTATCGTAGATTTTTTAATTGGCTTCTATCGGAAGCTATTGTTAAAGAAGAAAAAAATTTCTTTAGTCCCTCTCTCTGCTTTAGAGAATTTAAAAAAAGAAGATGTTGAATTATTTAAGTCTTCTCTTCTCTCTAGACAAAAATTAAATAGTTCTGATACTAATGAAGCTCTTTCTTACAATACTGTAAAAAGAACGATGGCCAGCCTCTCCTCTCTTTTCAACTATTTAACTACAGAAACAGAAAAAGAAGATGGAAATTCTTATTTTGATCGTAATGTAATGTTAAAAGTTAAATCAGTAAAGACAAATGAGACATTTTCTAGCAGAGCTGCGGCTATTAAAGAGAAACTATTTCTGGGTGATGAATCTATGGGCTATTTAAACTTTATTGAATATGATTATCCTAAATCCATTAGCCTTAAGCAACTCCCCTACTACAAAAAATCACTTGAACGTGACTTAGCGATTAATGCTCTTATTTTAGGTACTGGATTACGAGTTTCTGAAGCAGCAAACATCAATATCAATGATTTAAATTTGGCCACTAATACAGTTTCTGTTATTCGAAAAGGTGGAAAAAAAGATTCAGTAATTATTGCACCATTTGCTATGGTCTATTTAGATAATTATTTAACTGTACGTACACAGAGATATGCTCCAGAAAAAAATGAGAAAGCATTATTTTTAACTACTTACAAAAAAACTGCTAAACGAATTGAGACAGATACAATAGAAAAAATGGTAGCTAAATATTCAACTAAATTTAAAACTCGTGTTACACCTCATAAAATGCGACATACTCTTGCTACTAAGCTTTACCAGGTAACAAAAAATCAAATGACAGTTAGTAATCAGTTAGGACAAAGTTCTCTTTCAGCAACAGCCTTATATATACACATTATTGACGATGAGCAGCGAGATAGTATGAATAGTATTGAATAA